The genomic stretch TGAGGATTGCATGAATAAAAGTTCCTTCCTGTAGGAAGACAGTTTATATCCTTTGTTGGAGCCCCTGCTAATCTTGGAGGGATATATTTTCCTTCTAAGGCATTTACAGCATTTTCAATCTCTTCATTTACTCTCATTAAATTTCTATATATTTTTGAAACGGTTTTTAAAATCTCCATTAATTCAGAATTAATTTTTATTGTTTTTAACTCATTAATTTTGTTCTCATCAAAGTTGTATTCCATATACTCCTTCAATAACTTTAATCCAATTTCGTTTATTTTATCAATAATTTTGTGATTCTTCCCTTTCTCCTCATTTAATTTATTCCAATCATATTCCAAAATCTCTGCTAATTTTTCTAAATAATTGAACTGGTATCTAATAATCATAAAGAGCATATTAACTAATTTATCCCCATCTAAAGGAACTCCCATTATATGCAATCCTTCATTTATTTGCCTATTCTTTAACTCCTCTAAGTAATCGTGAATTTTATTTAAAAGATTTTCAAAATTCTCCTCATTAATATTCTCATTTGTAACTTTTCCATCCATTAAATCTTCATCCAACTTCAATTCTTTAATTTTATTTATAATATTTTTCTTTAAAAAGTTCTTCTTTTCTTTATTATCTGCTTCATAATATTCATCTATCTCTCTTTCTAACTCAGCCAACTCCCCATACAAATCAGATGTCGTCATTGGAGGAATTAAGTGGCTTATTATTGTTGCATAACTCCTCCTCTTTGCCTGCGTTCCCTCTCCTGGATTATTTACAATAAATGGATATACATTAGGAAGTTCCATACAAATATCTGGATAGCAATCTCTTGATAAACCTGCTCCCTTTCCTGGAAGCCATTCTAAACTCCCATGTTTCCCTATATGCATTACTGCATCTGCTTTAAAAACATCCTTAATCCATTTATAAAAGGCAATATAGTAGTGTGTTGGTGGCATATCTGGAGAATGATAAATTGCAGAGGGATTTTCTCCGAAGCCTCTTGGAGGTTGAACAGAGATGAAGATATTTCCATTTATTATTCCTGGAATTATTAATTCTCCATCAAAGTTCATAACTTCCCCAGGAATTGCCCCCCAATTTTTTATTAATTCTTTCTTTACTTTCTCAGATAATGAGTTGAACCATTTTTCATAATCCTCCTTTTTAACTTTCCCTACAGCCTTTTTTATAACCTCTTCTGTCAAAAATCTCTTATCATTTGTTGCATAATTTAGCATTTTTTTAATTAATTCAGTTCCATTTTCATATAACTCATCAACGACAAAACCCCTCTTCTTTAACTCTTTTAATATATTTAAAACACTTTCTGGGCTATCCAATCCAAAGGCACTTGCAATTTTATCATTTCTTGGTGGGTAGTTGTGGAAAATTATTGCTATCCTTTTTTCATTGTTTGGTTTTAACTTTAAATTTGCATATCTTATAGCTAAATCAATAATCTTCTCAGCTCTATCATTTATTGATTTGTATTTTATAATTGGAACTCCAACATCTCCATCCTTAACCTTTTTCTTTCCACCTATTGGGAAATGTATTATTGCCCCATCAAATTCAGGCATAGCCATTCCAATAACTAAGTCAATAGGATTAATTCCAGATATTGATTTTTCCCAATCTTCAATAAATCCTGTACTTACAATTCCCTGCAAAATTGGAACATTTAATTTTTTTAAAAATTCTGGTTCATCTTTTAAGATATCTGCTTTTACTCCCATAGATAAGGTAAACATGGTTGTGTTTATTAAGACATGAATGAATGGCTTCCCATCTTTATAGAAAAATTTTTTAAAGACTTCCAATGTCCCAATAGCCCCTAATTCATTTTTTAAATGGGATGTAAATACAGTTAAAGGAATAGCTCCTTTATTTTCAATAATTTGAATTAAATCGTTGAGATAATCGATATTATTTGCAATAAACCAATTTCTATAAAATAAAACTCCAATTATTGGTTTGCCATTTATATCTTTTCCAATTTCTTTTAAATAATTCAAATAATCATCTAAAGTTTCAAAGTATTTGTTTTTGTAATAAATTCCTTGCCATGGCATGGGTTTTGGTTCCTCATAGGGGATGTTTTTATCTCCAAACTTATTAGCTAAGTATAATAAGAGGTTTTTGTAATTTTCAACACCTTCGTAACCCAAATATTTGATAACCTTTAACTTAACTTCCTCACTTACAGTTGTTGCCTCATCCAAGTCAGGATGAACCTCATTTAGAGTGGGTAGAGGAAGGAAGGGAATGTTATGTTTATCAACAAATGCCTTTAATTCATCAAAATATTTAAAGGCACTTTTTCCTCCCATGAGTTTTGTAAATACAATGTTGGCATCTTTAATAAATTCCAAGAAATCTCTAAATTCTTTCTCACTACATTTATAATCTAATATTTTAAATTCAACCCCATACTTTTTTACCTCCTTATATGCCTCTTCAAAAACCAAATCATCACTATCAACAGTTGAAACAAACCCTATCTTTATCATAATTTTCACCATTCAGATTACTTTAAATAATTATTAAGTAATTTTGATAAATTATATATTAATGCATGTTAAAAATTTTTTGGAATATAGTAAAATAATTTTAAATAGGTGAAAACATGGAGAAGAAAAAAGAACTTTTAAAGAAAATCAGAGAGTTTATGATTTTAAATTTAGAGATTAAAAAATTATCAAAAGAATTAGGAATTAATGAGATACATGATACTTATGAAGAAGTTACGAAACTCGTTAGAGAACCAAATAAAAGATTATATAAAATGCTTTATGATGCGGCAATGGAAATAGAATATGAGGAATTTGGTGGAAAGAAAAGAAAAGAAATTCCATGGTTTCCAAAGATTGACTATGAAAAATGCAAAAATTGTAAGAAATGTGTTGAATTTTGCCCTAAAGGTGTCTATGATATAGAAGATGGTAGAGTTGTTGTTAAATATCCCTACAACTGTATAATTAACTGCAACGCCTGTTCATATATGTGCTGTGAAAACAATGCAATAATTTTTCCAGAGAATAAAATAGAAAAATTATAAGTGATAGATTATGAAAATTGGTTATTTGAGTATTAGTGACAAAATAACAGTTATGTGTTACGGATGTAATTTTAAATGCAAAAATTGTTTTGTTAAAATGGACAGTTATAAAGAAATCCCTCCAAACAAACTATGCAAAATAATTGATAATCTATGTAATAAAAAGAAAGTAAATACTATCTTAATTGCTGGTGGTGAGCCTACTCTCCAGAAAGATTTGCCTGAATTTACAAGATTGTTAAAGAGTAAAGATAGAAAAGTTATTTTAACAACAAACGGATATTATTTAAAAAATATTGTTGATGATTTATTTGTTGATGAAATACATGTTGATTTGAAGGCATTTGATGATGAAAAACACAAATATTTAACTGGAAAATCAAATAAAAATGTCCTAAAATGTATAGAATATTTAGCAAAGAAAAAACTTAATTTTGAGGTAGATACTGTTTTAATCCCAAATATTGTTGATATCGATGAGATTGAGAATATTGCAAAATTTTTAAGCAGATGGGATGTTAAATATAGGATTATTGGATATACACCATTTAACAATAATCTAAATGCACGAAAACCAACAAACGAAGAGATTTTAAAGGCAAAAGAAATTGCAAAAAAATATTTAAGTAATGTAACTACCTCATTAGATTTTAGAAGACATAAAAAAGTTAAAGAGATTATAAAATTTGATAAATAAAGTTTTTAATTTTTAGATAAATTTTGATAATGTTTTAATAGTTGAGCCTCTAAATCTTTAATGCTTCCATTGAATTTAATAACTTTTTTGGCATTCTCTATAAGTTTTAAGTTTAATTTATTCATCTCTCCTACTGGAAAGTTTGTATCTATCACAACATCACACATTTTTAAGTATTTTAATGCCTTATTGTAATTATCTTCAGAAATTGGTTGATATGCTTTCTCTTCAATAATCTCAACTTCCATTGCTTTAGCTATTATATAATCAATATCATTCTCATGTAAGACCCCACAATAAACCTTATACCCATTCTTAACTAAATATCTCAAAACATTTGCCCCACTACCTCCACCACAAACAACAAAAACTTTTTTCTTTGTTATATTTTCATTTTTTAATTCAAAATAACCAATTTCTTTGGAGAAATTTGCATTCTTTAAGTCATATAAATTATTTACTGTTTTTTTGTCCATAACATCTTCTGGATGTCCATAAGCAATTACCTTACCATCTTTGATTAGTGCTATTTTATCGGCAATTCTTAAAGCTAATTCTATATCATGGATAGTCACAACTATAGCTAAATTATTTTCAGTTGCCAATTTTCTCAACAACAAAGTAAGTTCTATCTTGTGCCTTGCATCTAAGAAGGATGTAGGTTCATCTAAAATTAAAACCTTTGGCTCTTGTGCTAACGCCCTTGCTATCATTATCTTCTGTCTTTCCCCATCACTCATTTCAAGGAAGTTTTTTTCTAATAAGTGAAGAGCATTAACTGCCTTCGCAGAATTTATAATGATTTCTTTATCCTTCTCAGATAATCTTCCAAATAAATCAGTATATGGATGCCTTCCTATTGCAATTATATCAAATCCTGTTAAATTTCCTGGATTAACTCTTTCTGTTAAAACTACTGCCATTTTTTTAGCTAACTCAGATGGTTTTAGTTTATGTATGATTTTTGAATCTAAATAAACAACCCCCTTTATCGGTTTTAAATATGTTGCTATACACTTCAATAGTGTTGATTTTCCTACACCGTTTGGACCAATTATTGCTAAAATTTCACCCTCCTTAACTTCTAAATCTACATTATCTACAACAATCCTCTTATGATAACCAACGGCAAGATTTTCTGTTTTTAACATATCATAATCACCCATAAATTATAAATAATATAAACAAAATATTTAAATATATAATACTTTTAAAATCATACAATTTTAAATATTAAAAATTTTGATCTTATTATTCTCTCCTATTTAAATCTTGATAGAATAAAGTCAAAAAATATCTATAAAAACACTAATTCTAAAAAATAGGTTGGTTTATTCAAGAGAGTAATGTAAATATTTCACTCCCCTATACTTACATTTTCACATATAATAAAGATTTCCAATTTTTTTAAGAGATTTTCTGTAGTCTATATTAAAGTTAAATTTAGTAATCTCTTCATTTGGAACAACATTTTTAGGTATTAGATTGTAAGATTAGACAAAATAGAAATAAGAGTTACAAAACCTAAAAAATATTGTTAATAATTAATATTATTTTATATTTTTACATTACTATTTTTTATTATAATATAAGCTATCAATCCTACTAAAAGTACGGCAAATATAACTATTATTGGATTAAATGAGGATGGTACATTTTTTTCTACATTTTGAGACTCTCCAAAGGTTATTTTTATATTTACAGTTTTTTGAGGGATTTTAATAGCATTTCCTTCACTATCTGACGCGATAGCCTTTATTGTTATCGTTGCGTTTCCACATTTTAAAGCTTTTATTTTAAATTCACCAACTTTAAAATCTTCATTTTTTGGGTTATTCAAAAAAGCATACTGTATTGTAGCACTTCTGTTCTTTTTTAGTGTTAAATTTAAATCAGATCCAACATTATAACTGGTTACATTACTAACTAAGAGGTTATCTGAAAGGTAAATATCACACTCTAAACCTCCACAATTAGATACATTTTTAGCATAAACCTCTAAATTAAAAATCTCTCCTTCTTTAACGTCAGAAGGTATGTTTGTTGAAATATCTATTGCCACACAAACTGGTAAAATAAAGAAAATGAATAATAAAAATTTTTTCATTTTCATAATATCACCAATTTAATTTTATTTTATTAATTTTAAAATATTATTGTGAACGTATATATGGGTTATCATTTAAATATGATTATGATAAACTTAAATATAATTAAAGACATTTTAAATTACTTAATGATTATAAAATTAAATATTAAATGGTGATAATATGAAAATGAAAATTAGTATATTATATTATATAATATTTGCTATAATATTACTATCTATATCTTTAAATATAGTACATGCAATAGATTATAACCATAGATTAGGTGATATTAATAGAGATGGCTCAGTAAATATTGCGGATGTTGTGTATTTATCTAAACATATGAATAATATTTCAAAATATGATGGTGATTTAAATGCGGATAATAATGTAAATTTTACTGATGTGGTATATTTATTTACACATCTAAAACAATTATGCCTTCCAATACATTACGCCCAAAATCTAAAAATAATATACTATGATAAATATGGAAATGAAGTAAATCCATACAATGGAGAATCTTATTCATACAAAATAGTTGAAGACGCCACTGGGCAGAGATTACTATTAAAAAATGAAAGTCAACCAATTCCAAAATGGGCTGAAGGAAAATATGACAAAGTGATCAATGTTCCATTAAAAAGAGTTGTTGTAATGAGCTCTACACATATAGCTTTAATGGAGCCACTAAATGATGATGGCTCAGTGATTGCATCAGTGAAGGGAATAATGTGGGGCGGTAAATATAAATGGTACTTTGATAATATCAAGAAAGGTTTAGAAAATGGTTCAATAATCGATGTAGGTTCAACATATAATCCTAATTGGAATTTAATTATTAATATTTCACCACAAGTTGTGTTTGTTTATCCAGGATATGATGGAGATAAAATAATTGAGAAATGTAATAAATTAAACTTAACTTATGTTGCTGATGCAGAATACTTAGAAAATTCTTATCTTGCAAGATGTGAATGGGTAAAGATGTTTGCAGCATTTTACAATAAAGAAGATGTTGCAAGTAAATACTTTACAAGAATAGAAAAGAACGCATTAAATGTTAAGAGAGTTTTAAGTAAAAGTAAAAACAGACCATTAGTAGCATGGGGTAGAAACTATCCATCATTTGGAGGGACCTATGTACCAAAAGCACAATCATATGTCGCTAAGGGAATAGAGTTCTGTGGAGGAGATTACATCTTTAAGGATCTTCCAGGAACTGGCAGTGCATGTATAGATTATGAAACCTTTGCAGAGAGAGCAAAAAATGCAGATATTTGGGTAGTACCTTCAAGCACAGCATGGTTATCAACCTTCAAAGAAGATCATCCAGGATATAAGAGCTTCAAAGCCGTGAAGAATGGAAGATTGTTCTGTGAAAGTGATGATTACTATCAACTTGGATTGATAAATACTGATCAAGTATTAGAAGATTTAGCAACAATTATTCATCCAGAACTATTCAAAGGAAGAACAACCCATTACTTTTTAAGGTACTATCCAGATAACAATACGGCAGAGCCATATACTGCACAATAAATAAAAGTTACTTTTTCTTATTTAAATTTAAATTTCTTATTTTTTAATATCAATAACTAAAAATCCTGCAATTGATAAATTCTTAGGATCATATATAATAAAATATTGGCCAGGAATTTCATCTTCAGGTATTTTAAATAGCCCGACATACTTATTTCTTTCAACTTTTATTAACTCTATTTTATACTTTTTATTTGTTGGAGAGAGTACATATAATCTATTACTAACATCAACCTCAGATAATATTTCCATTCTTGCAGTATCTCCCAGTGAATAGACTATATTCGACATATAAACTTTTGGTGGATTTAATAACTCTTCACATATTTCTTTTTTGGATTTTTTATGAGTAAATCTTATCTTATAGAGAACATATAAAATTATAGATGATATTTCTAAATGTTTATTCATTAAAAGGACTATTAATAGAATAACAATTCCTATAACTACTAAGTATAACAATCCTTTAAGGGTAAATAAAGATTTTTTAAGAGTATTAAGTCCTGTTAGATTATAGAATAATTCCAACTTTTCTTTAGAAATATTATGAATTTTAGTAGTATTATTCGAATTAAGTTCAATATTTGGAGGTAAAGTACTATTACTTGTTTTTCTGGTAGATTTAGTGATGTTAATTAACGAATTATTAGTAGTATTTTCATTATATTTGGTATTAATTGTGGTATTAATTAATGAATTACTAATATTATTGTATCTATTCATTTTTAGTTTGTTAAAATAAAATGTCTTTTTGAATTTTTTTATTGATGAGATGTTGTCTAATAGCTCAATAGTTACTGATATATTACTTCTATTTTCTCCAACATAGAATGGAACTATAGTCTCTTTATATGGATAAATAGTTATCTCTTTAGAATACCTATTTACTGTAGCTACAACTTTTAATGGAACTTGATAATTATGAGATAGAATTAAATCTGCCCAAGAATTTGATGAATTATATTTTAACTCGAATTTTATTGGATAAGTAACCATAATTGGTTTATAATATATAGGAATAGTGGCTTTTCCAGTTTTGGCATATATTATTAAATAGCCTTCTAATGAATCATTAAATAAGATTTCAAGATTAATTTTTTTATGATTTCCATAGATATTAATCTTTTTCTTCTTACTGCAGTTGATTAATCTTCCATTTTCATCCATTGCAGAGGCCCAGATTTCTATATCTTTTAAATTTGGAACATAACTCT from Methanocaldococcus lauensis encodes the following:
- the cobN gene encoding cobaltochelatase subunit CobN, coding for MIKIGFVSTVDSDDLVFEEAYKEVKKYGVEFKILDYKCSEKEFRDFLEFIKDANIVFTKLMGGKSAFKYFDELKAFVDKHNIPFLPLPTLNEVHPDLDEATTVSEEVKLKVIKYLGYEGVENYKNLLLYLANKFGDKNIPYEEPKPMPWQGIYYKNKYFETLDDYLNYLKEIGKDINGKPIIGVLFYRNWFIANNIDYLNDLIQIIENKGAIPLTVFTSHLKNELGAIGTLEVFKKFFYKDGKPFIHVLINTTMFTLSMGVKADILKDEPEFLKKLNVPILQGIVSTGFIEDWEKSISGINPIDLVIGMAMPEFDGAIIHFPIGGKKKVKDGDVGVPIIKYKSINDRAEKIIDLAIRYANLKLKPNNEKRIAIIFHNYPPRNDKIASAFGLDSPESVLNILKELKKRGFVVDELYENGTELIKKMLNYATNDKRFLTEEVIKKAVGKVKKEDYEKWFNSLSEKVKKELIKNWGAIPGEVMNFDGELIIPGIINGNIFISVQPPRGFGENPSAIYHSPDMPPTHYYIAFYKWIKDVFKADAVMHIGKHGSLEWLPGKGAGLSRDCYPDICMELPNVYPFIVNNPGEGTQAKRRSYATIISHLIPPMTTSDLYGELAELEREIDEYYEADNKEKKNFLKKNIINKIKELKLDEDLMDGKVTNENINEENFENLLNKIHDYLEELKNRQINEGLHIMGVPLDGDKLVNMLFMIIRYQFNYLEKLAEILEYDWNKLNEEKGKNHKIIDKINEIGLKLLKEYMEYNFDENKINELKTIKINSELMEILKTVSKIYRNLMRVNEEIENAVNALEGKYIPPRLAGAPTKDINCLPTGRNFYSCNPQEIPTKSAYEMGKRLADDLLKKYLEEEGKYPEYVGIIVWGSPTMRTKGDDIGEILYLLGVKPVWNTMGRVVGIEVIPLEELGRPRIDVTLRISGLFRDTFPQVIDLIDEAIRTVANLDEPDEMNYVKKHYKQEVEEKIKRGMDEKTAKETSLYRIFGCKPGTYGAGVADLLTEKNWKSLEDLAKVYVEWGGYVYGKGIYGVEAKEEFINRLSKIELTVKNEDSQEWDIFEGDDFNSYHGGMIAAVTYYSGKQPKSYIGDTSNPNKIKTKHLKEEGKQIFRTKIMNPKWIEGMKKHGYKGASDFSKYIDHMFQWDATSNIIDDWMYQKIAEKYVFDKEMEEFFKENNPYALLNITERLLEAIERRLWKADEETKEKLRKKYLEIEGMIEERL
- a CDS encoding ATP-binding protein; this translates as MEKKKELLKKIREFMILNLEIKKLSKELGINEIHDTYEEVTKLVREPNKRLYKMLYDAAMEIEYEEFGGKKRKEIPWFPKIDYEKCKNCKKCVEFCPKGVYDIEDGRVVVKYPYNCIINCNACSYMCCENNAIIFPENKIEKL
- a CDS encoding radical SAM protein, translating into MKIGYLSISDKITVMCYGCNFKCKNCFVKMDSYKEIPPNKLCKIIDNLCNKKKVNTILIAGGEPTLQKDLPEFTRLLKSKDRKVILTTNGYYLKNIVDDLFVDEIHVDLKAFDDEKHKYLTGKSNKNVLKCIEYLAKKKLNFEVDTVLIPNIVDIDEIENIAKFLSRWDVKYRIIGYTPFNNNLNARKPTNEEILKAKEIAKKYLSNVTTSLDFRRHKKVKEIIKFDK
- a CDS encoding ABC transporter ATP-binding protein, whose protein sequence is MLKTENLAVGYHKRIVVDNVDLEVKEGEILAIIGPNGVGKSTLLKCIATYLKPIKGVVYLDSKIIHKLKPSELAKKMAVVLTERVNPGNLTGFDIIAIGRHPYTDLFGRLSEKDKEIIINSAKAVNALHLLEKNFLEMSDGERQKIMIARALAQEPKVLILDEPTSFLDARHKIELTLLLRKLATENNLAIVVTIHDIELALRIADKIALIKDGKVIAYGHPEDVMDKKTVNNLYDLKNANFSKEIGYFELKNENITKKKVFVVCGGGSGANVLRYLVKNGYKVYCGVLHENDIDYIIAKAMEVEIIEEKAYQPISEDNYNKALKYLKMCDVVIDTNFPVGEMNKLNLKLIENAKKVIKFNGSIKDLEAQLLKHYQNLSKN
- a CDS encoding ABC transporter substrate-binding protein codes for the protein MKMKISILYYIIFAIILLSISLNIVHAIDYNHRLGDINRDGSVNIADVVYLSKHMNNISKYDGDLNADNNVNFTDVVYLFTHLKQLCLPIHYAQNLKIIYYDKYGNEVNPYNGESYSYKIVEDATGQRLLLKNESQPIPKWAEGKYDKVINVPLKRVVVMSSTHIALMEPLNDDGSVIASVKGIMWGGKYKWYFDNIKKGLENGSIIDVGSTYNPNWNLIINISPQVVFVYPGYDGDKIIEKCNKLNLTYVADAEYLENSYLARCEWVKMFAAFYNKEDVASKYFTRIEKNALNVKRVLSKSKNRPLVAWGRNYPSFGGTYVPKAQSYVAKGIEFCGGDYIFKDLPGTGSACIDYETFAERAKNADIWVVPSSTAWLSTFKEDHPGYKSFKAVKNGRLFCESDDYYQLGLINTDQVLEDLATIIHPELFKGRTTHYFLRYYPDNNTAEPYTAQ